A genomic segment from Luteibacter aegosomatis encodes:
- a CDS encoding porin family protein: MKKTLIALALVAAGAVAAPAFAQDANGAGGWFVNGNVGRTSVDKGRYDGHDTGYALNGGYRWTVSPWAALGVEVGYNDLGNINAKSLFNGNRVVDRRKSELHGWTAGVNGHFNITPQWYVSARGGIYGWQGHGLSNDDPDRHSIDKTSWYAGAGVGYDFSNNWSLGINYDHYDADKHGVDLSTNMASISAEYRF; this comes from the coding sequence ATGAAGAAGACCCTCATCGCCCTTGCCCTCGTGGCCGCCGGCGCCGTCGCCGCACCCGCCTTCGCACAGGACGCCAATGGCGCCGGTGGCTGGTTCGTCAACGGCAACGTCGGCCGCACCTCCGTCGACAAGGGCCGCTACGACGGCCACGACACGGGTTACGCGCTGAATGGCGGTTATCGCTGGACGGTGTCGCCGTGGGCCGCGCTCGGCGTCGAAGTGGGCTACAACGACCTCGGCAACATCAACGCCAAGAGCCTGTTCAACGGCAACCGCGTGGTCGACCGCCGCAAGTCCGAGCTGCATGGCTGGACGGCCGGCGTGAACGGTCACTTCAACATCACCCCGCAGTGGTACGTGAGCGCCCGCGGTGGCATCTACGGTTGGCAGGGCCATGGCCTGAGCAACGACGACCCCGATCGCCACAGCATCGACAAGACCAGCTGGTACGCCGGTGCGGGCGTGGGCTACGACTTCAGCAACAACTGGAGCCTGGGCATCAACTACGACCACTACGATGCCGACAAGCACGGTGTCGACCTGTCGACCAACATGGCGTCGATCAGCGCCGAATATCGCTTCTGA
- a CDS encoding outer membrane protein — protein sequence MKKAALALAVSCVSFAAVPAFAQDNSAVSGNYQPSQSVGSGNWFIGANVGRTNGSDTGGFGSDTGGFNPLHGNKGRRTGYGVLGGYRWKVGPDLGLGLEAGYADLGNYRVKNVFEEDQDVNQKATKNALRGWMVGVNGKINLVPQWYISMHGGLFWSNDNNNNYNNSVGQDLGFSNGGRDGRGSWYAGLGTGWDINEHFGVGVSYDYFHANAGKVRDNTTGEVSPGLKRSTGIVSLAGEYRF from the coding sequence ATGAAGAAGGCAGCTCTTGCCCTTGCGGTTTCTTGCGTTTCGTTCGCGGCCGTCCCGGCCTTCGCCCAGGACAACTCGGCCGTTTCGGGCAACTACCAGCCCAGCCAGTCGGTCGGTAGCGGCAACTGGTTCATCGGCGCCAACGTGGGTCGCACCAACGGCAGCGATACCGGCGGCTTCGGCAGCGATACCGGCGGTTTCAATCCCCTGCACGGCAACAAGGGCCGTCGCACGGGTTACGGCGTTCTCGGCGGCTACCGCTGGAAGGTCGGTCCCGATCTCGGCCTGGGCCTCGAGGCCGGCTACGCGGATCTGGGCAACTATCGCGTGAAGAACGTCTTCGAAGAAGACCAGGACGTCAACCAGAAAGCCACCAAGAACGCCCTGCGCGGCTGGATGGTCGGCGTGAACGGCAAGATCAACCTCGTGCCGCAGTGGTACATCAGCATGCACGGCGGCCTCTTCTGGTCGAACGACAACAACAACAACTACAACAACAGCGTGGGCCAGGACCTCGGCTTCTCCAACGGCGGCCGCGACGGTCGCGGCAGCTGGTATGCCGGTCTGGGCACCGGTTGGGACATCAACGAGCACTTCGGCGTGGGCGTGAGCTACGACTACTTCCACGCCAATGCCGGCAAGGTGCGCGACAACACCACCGGCGAGGTCAGCCCGGGCCTGAAGCGCTCCACCGGCATCGTGTCGCTGGCCGGCGAATACCGCTTCTAA
- the tkt gene encoding transketolase, translated as MTTRRERANAIRALAMDGVQAANSGHPGMPMGMADIAEVLWGDFLHHNPSNPHWLNRDRFVLSNGHGSMLQYALLHLTGYDLPISELKNFRQLNSRTPGHPEWHMTPGVETTTGPLGQGLANSVGFALAEKLLAEQFNRPGHDIVDHHTYVFVGDGCLMEGISHEVASLAGTLKLGKLVAVYDDNGISIDGEVHEWFTDNTQQRFEAYGWNVVMGDDGKPVDGHDADAIKKALTKATSQSEKPSLVICKTVIGFGSPNKEGKEASHGAALGKDEVKLTRERLGWNYPEFVIPDEIYASWDAKKAGGEAEKAWNDKFAAYEKDHPELAAELKRRVEGGLPKNWKETAKAFVDKLQAEGPEVASRKASQMSLDAFGPVLPELLGGSADLAPSNLTIWKGAKSVLSPGGNYVHYGVREFGMSAIANGVALHGGFIPYDATFLTFSDYARNAVRMAALIPAHVIHVYTHDSIGLGEDGPTHQPVEHLGSLRLIPNNRVWRPADAVESAVAWKVAIERKVVKHDKHATGGPSCLVFSRQTLKHNARTAEQVANIEKGGYVLVEPENFSEKNLAKSAIIIATGSEVGMAVEAAASLNGNGYSVRVVSMPCTEEFDAQPVEYREGVLPSWCRARVAVEAASVDFWAKYVGLDGATVGMTTYGASAPIEKLYEHFGITTTAVIDAVKGVIK; from the coding sequence ATGACGACACGCCGCGAACGCGCCAATGCGATCCGCGCCCTGGCCATGGATGGTGTGCAAGCCGCCAATTCCGGTCATCCTGGCATGCCCATGGGCATGGCCGACATCGCCGAAGTGCTGTGGGGCGACTTCCTGCACCACAACCCGTCCAACCCGCATTGGCTCAACCGCGACCGCTTCGTGCTCTCGAACGGCCATGGCTCGATGCTGCAGTACGCCTTGCTGCACCTGACCGGCTACGACTTGCCGATCAGCGAGCTTAAGAACTTTCGTCAGCTGAATTCCCGCACGCCCGGCCATCCCGAGTGGCACATGACCCCGGGCGTGGAGACCACCACCGGTCCGCTCGGCCAGGGCCTGGCCAATTCCGTGGGCTTCGCCCTCGCCGAAAAGCTGCTCGCCGAGCAGTTCAATCGTCCGGGCCACGACATCGTCGACCACCACACCTACGTGTTCGTCGGCGACGGCTGCCTCATGGAAGGCATCTCGCACGAAGTGGCCTCGCTCGCCGGCACGCTGAAGCTCGGCAAGCTCGTGGCGGTGTACGACGACAACGGCATCTCCATCGACGGTGAAGTGCACGAGTGGTTCACCGACAACACCCAGCAGCGCTTCGAGGCCTATGGCTGGAACGTGGTGATGGGCGACGACGGCAAGCCGGTCGACGGTCACGACGCCGACGCCATCAAGAAGGCGCTCACGAAGGCCACCTCGCAGAGCGAGAAGCCCTCGCTGGTGATCTGCAAGACCGTCATCGGTTTCGGTTCGCCGAACAAGGAAGGCAAGGAAGCGTCGCACGGCGCGGCGCTGGGCAAGGACGAAGTCAAGCTCACCCGTGAGCGCCTGGGCTGGAACTACCCGGAGTTCGTGATCCCCGACGAGATCTACGCCTCGTGGGATGCCAAGAAAGCCGGCGGCGAAGCCGAGAAGGCCTGGAACGACAAGTTCGCCGCCTACGAGAAGGATCATCCGGAACTCGCCGCCGAACTGAAGCGTCGCGTCGAGGGCGGTCTGCCGAAGAACTGGAAGGAAACCGCCAAGGCCTTCGTCGACAAGCTCCAGGCCGAAGGTCCGGAGGTCGCCTCGCGCAAGGCTTCGCAGATGTCGTTGGACGCCTTCGGCCCGGTCTTGCCGGAACTGCTCGGCGGCTCGGCCGACCTTGCGCCGTCCAACCTCACCATCTGGAAGGGCGCCAAGAGCGTGCTTAGCCCGGGTGGCAACTACGTCCACTACGGCGTCCGCGAGTTCGGCATGAGCGCTATCGCCAACGGCGTCGCCCTGCATGGCGGTTTCATCCCCTACGACGCCACTTTCCTCACCTTCTCCGATTACGCGCGTAACGCCGTGCGCATGGCGGCGCTGATTCCCGCCCACGTCATTCATGTGTACACGCACGATTCGATCGGTCTGGGCGAAGACGGTCCCACCCACCAGCCGGTGGAGCACCTGGGTTCGTTGCGCCTGATCCCGAACAATCGCGTGTGGCGTCCGGCCGACGCGGTCGAATCGGCCGTGGCGTGGAAGGTCGCGATCGAGCGCAAGGTGGTCAAGCATGACAAGCACGCCACGGGCGGCCCGTCCTGCCTGGTCTTCTCGCGCCAGACGCTGAAGCACAATGCGCGCACCGCGGAACAGGTGGCGAATATCGAGAAGGGCGGCTACGTGCTGGTCGAGCCGGAGAACTTCTCCGAGAAGAACCTGGCGAAGTCGGCCATCATCATCGCCACCGGCTCCGAAGTGGGTATGGCGGTCGAAGCCGCGGCCAGCCTCAACGGCAACGGCTATTCGGTCCGCGTCGTCTCGATGCCTTGCACCGAGGAGTTCGACGCCCAGCCGGTCGAATACCGCGAAGGCGTGCTGCCGTCGTGGTGCCGCGCCCGCGTGGCGGTGGAAGCCGCCAGCGTCGACTTCTGGGCCAAGTACGTCGGCCTCGACGGCGCCACCGTCGGCATGACCACCTACGGCGCGTCGGCTCCCATCGAGAAGCTCTACGAGCACTTCGGCATCACCACCACGGCGGTGATCGACGCGGTGAAGGGCGTGATCAAGTAA
- a CDS encoding acyltransferase family protein, protein MTTPRSPHAYFPYIDGLRAIAVASVVLYHLHAAWLPGGFAGVDVFFVISGFVVSASVGLRERTSLPSFWMYFLARRFQRIAPALLACLLTTTLAATLFIPEAWLSEHNQKTGRFAFFGFSNIVLAHNANSYFSPITEFNPYTHTWSLGVEEQFYLLFPVLFWAWSFGGRWRPVTLAVCIALGVVSLVHAWWLGTTDSQAAFYLLASRFWELATGVVLYQAMACAGRRFDTADTAPASSWKAAAGIAGLCLMAYGLWTSQPESFPIPGALWAVAGTALALGALHGQPASVWPVRLLSAPPMRFIGAMSYSLYLWHWPVFVLFRWTAGLGAWPERLAAVAITFVLAWLSWRWIEQPIRRSAGIRRAPRIAVVACGLLALVIGASLHRFIDHRQPRWSLSTVAKHADDWYPTTTRKKHVDACGVPQPQTVELPQGKRISYARVACDRPVDGPDIFVVGDSHAMAFGTLFEGYVARTGAHVTLYNNSGCAFLSLQPNRDDPRCEQSSLTAANDILARVKAGDVVFLPSLRMPRLVDQWIRYPREAFVAQALHADTVAMQSGELDRAIEVVSRFHDKGARVVIEAPNLLLNAPAYRCADAWTKTNPMCAEGTSVDRAEFERLRQPMLDAVNAVAKAVPGTTVFDPFPTLCPEGPRCDGFRDGRPLFFDGDHVSAYGNKVLLPGFEDAMRAAAN, encoded by the coding sequence ATGACTACCCCGCGTTCCCCGCACGCCTACTTTCCCTACATCGACGGCCTTCGTGCCATCGCCGTGGCCTCGGTGGTGCTTTATCACCTGCACGCGGCCTGGTTACCCGGCGGTTTCGCGGGCGTGGACGTGTTTTTCGTGATCTCCGGTTTCGTGGTGAGCGCGTCGGTGGGACTGCGGGAGCGCACGTCGCTGCCGTCGTTCTGGATGTATTTCCTGGCCCGTCGATTCCAGCGCATCGCGCCGGCGCTGCTGGCCTGCCTGCTCACGACGACCCTGGCCGCGACGCTGTTCATTCCCGAGGCCTGGCTGAGCGAACACAACCAGAAGACGGGGCGCTTCGCCTTCTTCGGTTTCAGCAACATCGTGCTGGCGCACAACGCGAACAGCTACTTCTCGCCCATCACGGAATTCAATCCCTACACGCACACGTGGTCGTTGGGCGTGGAGGAGCAGTTCTACCTTCTGTTCCCGGTGCTGTTCTGGGCGTGGAGCTTCGGCGGCCGTTGGCGCCCCGTCACGTTGGCCGTATGCATCGCGCTGGGCGTGGTGTCGCTGGTGCACGCCTGGTGGCTGGGCACGACGGATAGCCAGGCGGCGTTCTATCTTCTCGCCTCGCGATTCTGGGAGCTCGCCACCGGCGTCGTGTTGTACCAGGCCATGGCCTGCGCTGGACGCCGGTTCGATACGGCCGACACCGCACCGGCCTCATCCTGGAAGGCGGCGGCTGGCATCGCCGGCCTTTGCCTGATGGCTTATGGCCTGTGGACATCGCAACCGGAATCCTTTCCCATACCGGGCGCACTGTGGGCCGTGGCGGGAACGGCACTCGCGCTCGGCGCCCTGCATGGCCAGCCCGCTTCGGTGTGGCCGGTGCGTCTGCTCAGTGCGCCGCCCATGCGCTTCATCGGCGCCATGTCGTATTCGCTCTATCTCTGGCACTGGCCGGTTTTCGTGTTGTTTCGATGGACGGCCGGGCTGGGTGCGTGGCCGGAACGGCTGGCGGCCGTGGCCATCACCTTCGTGCTGGCGTGGCTCTCGTGGCGATGGATCGAACAGCCGATACGTCGATCGGCGGGTATCCGTCGAGCGCCCCGCATCGCGGTGGTCGCATGCGGCCTGTTGGCGTTGGTGATCGGTGCTTCGCTGCATCGTTTCATCGACCACCGCCAACCCCGCTGGTCGTTGAGCACCGTAGCGAAACACGCGGACGACTGGTATCCGACCACGACGCGGAAGAAGCACGTGGACGCCTGTGGCGTACCTCAGCCGCAGACGGTCGAACTGCCGCAGGGCAAGCGCATCAGCTATGCCCGCGTGGCATGCGATCGGCCGGTCGATGGGCCGGACATCTTCGTGGTCGGCGACTCGCATGCCATGGCCTTCGGAACCCTGTTCGAAGGCTACGTGGCCCGCACGGGTGCACACGTCACCCTCTACAACAATTCGGGCTGTGCCTTCCTCAGCCTGCAACCGAACCGGGACGATCCGCGTTGCGAGCAGAGTTCGCTCACGGCCGCCAACGACATCCTCGCGCGAGTGAAGGCGGGCGACGTGGTATTCCTGCCTTCGTTACGCATGCCTCGCCTGGTCGACCAGTGGATACGATATCCGCGTGAGGCCTTCGTCGCGCAGGCCCTGCATGCCGATACCGTCGCCATGCAGAGCGGAGAGCTCGACCGTGCCATCGAGGTCGTTTCGCGGTTCCACGACAAAGGCGCCCGCGTCGTCATCGAAGCGCCCAACCTGCTTCTCAACGCGCCGGCCTATCGTTGCGCGGATGCATGGACGAAGACCAATCCCATGTGTGCCGAAGGCACGAGCGTGGATCGCGCCGAATTCGAGCGACTTCGCCAACCCATGCTCGATGCGGTGAACGCGGTGGCCAAGGCGGTGCCGGGAACCACCGTGTTCGATCCTTTTCCGACGCTATGTCCCGAAGGCCCGCGTTGTGACGGTTTCCGGGACGGCCGCCCGTTGTTCTTTGACGGCGACCATGTCAGCGCGTACGGAAACAAGGTGCTGCTTCCTGGATTTGAGGACGCCATGAGAGCGGCCGCCAACTGA
- a CDS encoding acyltransferase family protein, protein MRAIAVIAVIVFHLERDWLPGGFSGVDAFFVISGFVVSASVHGRGDEPFGKFFLWFLWRRCLRIVPMLALVLVATSLASTLLIPDAWLSDGIHRTGMAATFGWANVSLAGRTDSYFSPTTDFNPFAHAWSLGVEEQFYILFPFVLWPWISRKASRGVFLSALALATVCSFVLAWREGSKDGASAFYLLECRAWELLAGILLFHSLDMTQRLASRRTCPACGTWLASSGFLLVGYGLWASTPDHFPAPGALPVVMGTCLLLAAGCVPSEASWPMRLLMFRPVRWIGRTSYSLYLWHWPVFVLFRWTIGLEDFVDRVLAVVVTVVVASLCWLYVEQPIRRFSKGYAGSHAKLVAWSFVALVGAGLFQGLLHHYRWSISLSTVASHASDWYPTIKGHHASGPCASPRPSVATLGEGRRITYVGGTCDLSADESTVFVVGDSHALAFGRMFRAYAARSGRKVVVYDNAGCGYLTLQPAREESAMCRSSSQRVTEAIVKSIRPGDVVFLPSLRMPRFVDQWTRYPREAVLARAMAAEASAKDSGAVDTAIRIVSRFTEKGATVVFEAPNLLLNAPAYRCADPWTRSNPICKRGVGMDREEFESLRRPMLRAIQHIAQAVPGTSIFDPFPWLCPERPVCTGFRDGRPLFFDADHISGFGNDILLPGFEDALRSGRIVSTRSEIANSG, encoded by the coding sequence ATGAGAGCGATCGCCGTGATCGCAGTGATCGTCTTTCACCTCGAGCGTGATTGGCTGCCGGGCGGTTTCTCGGGAGTGGATGCCTTTTTTGTCATTTCCGGATTCGTCGTAAGTGCCTCCGTGCATGGGCGTGGAGATGAGCCTTTCGGTAAGTTCTTTCTCTGGTTTCTGTGGAGGCGATGTCTCCGGATCGTGCCTATGTTGGCGTTGGTTCTCGTTGCGACGAGCTTGGCGTCGACCTTGTTGATTCCCGATGCCTGGTTGAGCGACGGCATCCACCGGACGGGAATGGCGGCCACGTTCGGATGGGCCAATGTTTCCCTTGCCGGTCGCACCGATAGCTATTTTTCCCCGACGACGGATTTCAATCCCTTCGCCCATGCATGGTCCCTCGGTGTCGAGGAGCAGTTCTACATACTGTTTCCCTTCGTGCTTTGGCCATGGATATCGCGGAAGGCAAGTCGAGGTGTGTTTTTATCAGCTCTCGCTTTGGCAACGGTTTGCTCGTTCGTCTTGGCTTGGCGCGAAGGATCGAAAGACGGGGCGTCTGCGTTTTACTTGCTGGAATGCAGGGCCTGGGAGTTACTCGCGGGCATCTTGCTGTTTCATTCCCTTGATATGACACAACGGTTGGCGTCCAGACGCACGTGTCCTGCGTGTGGAACGTGGTTGGCCTCCTCCGGGTTTCTCCTGGTCGGATACGGTCTTTGGGCCTCTACACCGGATCATTTTCCGGCACCTGGAGCACTGCCGGTCGTCATGGGGACATGCCTTCTGCTCGCGGCCGGGTGTGTGCCCTCGGAAGCTTCATGGCCCATGAGGCTACTCATGTTTCGACCCGTTCGATGGATCGGCCGCACGTCCTACTCGCTATACCTTTGGCATTGGCCCGTTTTCGTGCTGTTTCGATGGACGATCGGACTGGAAGACTTTGTCGACAGGGTACTGGCCGTGGTGGTCACGGTCGTGGTCGCGTCGCTTTGCTGGCTCTACGTCGAACAACCGATCCGGCGGTTCTCGAAGGGATACGCAGGGTCGCATGCCAAGCTGGTGGCATGGAGCTTCGTCGCACTGGTGGGTGCGGGTCTGTTTCAAGGCTTGCTGCATCACTACCGATGGAGCATTTCTCTCAGCACGGTAGCCAGTCATGCCAGCGACTGGTATCCGACCATCAAGGGGCATCATGCGTCCGGTCCTTGCGCCTCGCCCCGGCCATCCGTCGCCACCTTGGGCGAGGGGCGGCGCATTACGTACGTTGGCGGTACGTGCGACCTGTCGGCTGATGAATCGACGGTTTTCGTGGTCGGGGACTCGCACGCCCTGGCATTCGGGAGGATGTTTCGGGCCTACGCCGCCAGAAGTGGTCGAAAGGTCGTGGTATACGACAACGCCGGTTGCGGCTATCTGACGCTTCAACCGGCGCGGGAGGAATCCGCAATGTGCCGGTCCAGTTCACAACGGGTGACCGAAGCGATCGTCAAGAGTATCAGGCCCGGGGACGTAGTGTTTCTTCCGTCGTTGCGCATGCCGCGGTTCGTCGATCAGTGGACGCGTTATCCCCGGGAAGCTGTCTTGGCGCGGGCAATGGCTGCCGAGGCTTCGGCGAAGGATAGCGGGGCGGTCGATACCGCTATACGTATCGTCTCCCGTTTCACCGAGAAAGGAGCGACCGTGGTGTTCGAAGCTCCCAACCTTCTCCTCAATGCTCCCGCATATCGTTGTGCCGATCCATGGACGCGCTCCAATCCGATATGCAAGCGCGGCGTCGGTATGGATCGCGAGGAATTCGAGTCTCTGCGCCGCCCCATGTTGCGGGCGATCCAACACATTGCCCAGGCGGTTCCAGGCACGTCCATTTTCGATCCTTTTCCCTGGTTATGCCCCGAGAGACCTGTTTGCACCGGATTTCGCGATGGCCGACCGCTATTCTTCGACGCCGATCACATCAGTGGTTTCGGCAACGACATTCTTCTTCCTGGCTTCGAGGACGCCTTGCGATCGGGCCGCATCGTTTCGACGCGATCGGAAATCGCGAACTCCGGCTAG
- a CDS encoding HAD hydrolase-like protein: MLFLFDLDGTLIDSEIGILSGVRHSLAHVGADIPDDTILRGWIGPPLRVSFGEVLGHDRHDLIEAAVTAYGERFRDVGWSEHTVYEGIPEAIAALEAAGHHLAIVTSKIRLHAERIIPHLPFGAAFHRVYAPGPETAHSEKAEMIAAALADFGHPKEDVVMIGDRRFDIEGAVANDVRGVGVLWGFGDREELERAGAWKTVDTPRELVGLA; encoded by the coding sequence ATGCTTTTCCTTTTCGACCTCGACGGCACGCTGATCGACTCGGAAATCGGCATCCTCTCGGGCGTGCGCCACTCGCTGGCGCACGTCGGCGCCGATATCCCGGACGACACCATCCTGCGCGGCTGGATCGGACCGCCGCTGCGCGTGAGCTTCGGCGAAGTGCTCGGCCACGACAGGCACGACCTCATCGAGGCCGCCGTCACGGCCTACGGTGAACGGTTCCGTGACGTGGGCTGGTCCGAACATACGGTCTACGAAGGCATCCCCGAAGCGATCGCGGCGCTGGAAGCCGCCGGCCACCACCTCGCGATCGTCACCAGCAAGATCCGTTTGCATGCCGAACGCATCATTCCCCACCTGCCTTTCGGCGCGGCCTTCCACCGTGTCTACGCGCCCGGTCCGGAAACGGCCCATAGCGAAAAGGCGGAAATGATCGCCGCGGCGTTGGCCGACTTCGGGCATCCGAAGGAGGACGTGGTGATGATCGGCGACCGCCGCTTCGACATCGAGGGCGCCGTGGCCAATGATGTGCGCGGTGTGGGCGTGCTGTGGGGCTTCGGCGATCGCGAAGAGCTGGAACGGGCGGGAGCGTGGAAGACGGTCGACACGCCCCGGGAGCTCGTCGGGCTGGCCTGA
- a CDS encoding phosphoglycerate kinase translates to MSVIRMQDLDLRGKRVLIREDLNVPVENGRITSTQRLDASLPTIVAARDAGAKVMVISHLGRPKEGEFDEASSLKPVAEWLGDKLGKPVRLERDYLDGVDVADGEVVVLENCRMNVGEGKDDEALSKKYAALCDVFVMDAFGTAHRAQASTHGVIRFAPVAAAGPLLAKELDALGKALENPAHPLLAIVAGSKVSTKLDLLQNLVGRVDQLIVGGGIANTFILAAGHKVGKSLVEADLLDTAKKIMADAKSRGAEVPVPTDVVVATEFAATAKATVKAVDQVGDDEMILDIGPDTAARYAELIAKAGTVVWNGPVGVFEFDAFGKGTETLARAIAASKAFSIAGGGDTLAAVDKYGIEDGVSYISTGGGAFLEFLEGKELPAVAALKARADAK, encoded by the coding sequence GTGTCCGTCATCCGCATGCAAGACCTCGACCTGCGCGGCAAGCGCGTGCTGATCCGCGAAGACCTGAACGTGCCGGTCGAGAACGGCCGCATCACCTCCACCCAGCGCCTGGACGCCTCCCTGCCCACCATCGTCGCCGCCCGCGACGCCGGTGCGAAAGTCATGGTCATCTCCCATCTGGGCCGCCCGAAGGAAGGCGAATTCGACGAAGCCTCGTCGCTGAAGCCCGTGGCCGAGTGGCTGGGCGACAAGCTCGGCAAGCCCGTTCGCCTCGAGCGCGATTACCTCGACGGCGTGGACGTCGCCGACGGCGAGGTGGTGGTGCTGGAAAACTGCCGCATGAACGTCGGCGAGGGCAAGGATGACGAGGCCCTGTCGAAGAAGTACGCCGCGCTGTGCGACGTCTTCGTCATGGATGCCTTCGGCACCGCCCACCGTGCCCAGGCTTCCACCCACGGCGTGATCCGCTTCGCGCCCGTGGCCGCGGCGGGGCCGCTGCTCGCCAAGGAACTCGATGCGCTGGGCAAGGCGCTGGAGAACCCGGCCCACCCGTTGCTGGCGATCGTCGCCGGCTCGAAGGTATCCACCAAGCTCGACCTGCTGCAGAACCTGGTCGGCCGCGTCGACCAGCTCATCGTCGGTGGCGGCATCGCCAATACCTTCATCCTCGCCGCCGGTCACAAGGTCGGCAAGTCGCTGGTCGAAGCCGACCTGCTCGACACCGCGAAGAAGATCATGGCCGACGCGAAGTCACGCGGGGCCGAGGTGCCGGTGCCGACCGACGTCGTGGTCGCCACCGAATTCGCCGCCACCGCCAAGGCGACGGTCAAGGCCGTCGACCAGGTCGGCGACGACGAGATGATCCTCGACATCGGCCCGGACACGGCCGCGCGCTACGCCGAGCTGATCGCCAAGGCCGGCACCGTCGTGTGGAACGGTCCGGTCGGCGTGTTCGAGTTCGACGCCTTCGGCAAGGGCACCGAAACCCTCGCCCGCGCCATCGCGGCGTCGAAGGCGTTTTCCATCGCCGGCGGCGGCGACACCCTGGCCGCCGTCGACAAGTACGGCATCGAGGACGGCGTGTCCTACATCTCCACCGGCGGTGGCGCCTTCCTCGAGTTCCTCGAGGGCAAGGAACTCCCGGCCGTGGCCGCCCTGAAGGCCCGGGCGGACGCGAAGTAA
- the maiA gene encoding maleylacetoacetate isomerase encodes MLALYTYWRSSAAYRIRIALNLKGLAYEPRLVHLVNDGGEHLKPAYREVSPQAQLPALVDGDFVVRQSMGILEYLEEAYPDTPLLPPDTKGRARVRELALAVATDVHPLGNLRVLKAIESDFGADAQAKAAWSRKWIRNGFDGVEALLAQGPLGRFSYGDTPTIADCCLVPQYYNAVRWELDLGPYPLIRRVVAACQELEAFRKAAPEMQPDAP; translated from the coding sequence ATGCTCGCCCTCTACACCTACTGGCGCTCCAGCGCCGCCTACCGCATCCGCATCGCGTTGAACCTCAAGGGCCTGGCCTACGAGCCGCGCCTCGTGCACCTGGTGAACGACGGCGGCGAACACCTCAAGCCGGCCTATCGCGAGGTTTCCCCGCAAGCCCAGTTGCCCGCCCTGGTGGATGGCGACTTCGTGGTGCGCCAGTCGATGGGCATCCTCGAGTACCTGGAAGAGGCCTATCCCGATACGCCGTTGTTGCCGCCGGACACGAAGGGCAGGGCGCGCGTGCGCGAACTGGCGCTGGCCGTGGCGACCGACGTGCACCCGCTCGGCAACCTGCGCGTGCTCAAGGCGATCGAGTCGGATTTCGGGGCCGATGCGCAGGCCAAGGCGGCATGGAGCCGGAAGTGGATCCGGAACGGTTTCGACGGAGTGGAGGCGCTGCTGGCGCAAGGGCCGCTGGGCCGCTTCAGCTACGGGGACACCCCCACCATCGCCGATTGCTGCCTCGTGCCGCAGTACTACAACGCGGTGCGCTGGGAACTCGACCTGGGGCCGTATCCGCTTATCCGGCGCGTGGTGGCGGCGTGCCAGGAGCTGGAGGCTTTCAGGAAGGCCGCGCCCGAGATGCAGCCCGACGCTCCCTGA